Genomic DNA from Actinomycetota bacterium:
AGGCTTTAACCCGAATGGCGTCGATTACTTCACCATTTAAAACTCCGCCTTTGATTTTGAGAGTTTCATGCTCTCTGGAGAAATCCAAAAGGATTCTTGCTGGAGAGATCGGTTCCTCAAAGCCAAAAGCGAGAGCTGTGGGTCCTTCAAGATATTTTTCCAATTCCCCTAAATTGGACTCACTAGCTGCTATTCGAATGAGCGTATTTTTAACAACCCTATATTCAATCCCCTGTTCCTGCAAGCGCTTACGCAATTCGGAGAGTTCATGAACATTGAGACCCTTAAAATCGGTCAAAACTATCCCCACGGCCCGCTGCAACTTTTCTTTGATCTCTTCAACAAATCTCTTCTTCTCAGGTCGAACCATATTACCCCCTAAAATTCAGTCAAGAGTCAAAGGTCAAGGGTCAAGAGTCAAAAGAGAAAAATCAAAAATTCCTTGACTCTTGACTAGCGAGTAAAACGAGCGGTTGACTTTTGACTTCAAATGAAAAGACCTCCGTAGATTAGAGGTCTCCAATGTAGAAACTCATAAGACCTCGGTAGGCATTTGATTAAGCCTCTAAGGCACCTACTGTCTACGGTCTTCAAAAGTATATTTACCAAAACTATCTTTGGGAGTCAAGTCTTGTTGAATATACCAGTTCTTAGAAGCCATTCCCATATCCCAGTTCGGCTAAATTTTTTACTGGTATCTGCGCGACAGGCGACCCATTATACCGCCTCTTCCTCCAGCAAGTCTCTAGTCTTGCTTGGATCAACTCTTATTCCCGGTCCCATTGTTGAGGTAATGGTGATGCTCTTTAAATACTTTCCTTTAGCTGAAACCGGCTTCTCTTTAAGGATATCCTCAAGAAGAGTGGCATAATTCTCAATTAATTCCTTTTCCGTGAAGGAAATTTTTCCAATAGGAGCATGAATTACGCCAAATTTATCGATTTTATAGGCGATCTTTCCAGCCTTAATCTCCTGGACCACTTTCCCAATATCGAAAGTTACCGTACCCACCTTTGGGTTGGGCATAAGTCCACGGGGACCGAGTATCCTACCCAATTTGCCAATTTTACCCATCATATCCGGTGTGGCAACAGCAACATCAAAGTCGAGCCACCCCTTCTGAATTTTCTCTATAAGCTCAGTGCCTCCCACATAATCCGCTCCTGCTTCCTCCGCCTCCCTTGCTTTTTCACCTTGAGCAAAAACGAGTACTCGAATGGTTTTCCCCGTACCATATGGTAGAACCACTGTACCTCGGACTTGCTGATCGGCTTGACGAGGATCAACCCCCAACCTGATGTGAACCTCGGCGGTCTCGTCGAAACGCGCAGTCGCGTTTTCCTTCAACAATCTAATCGCTAGCAGCGGTGTGTATAACCTACTTCTATCGATTTTTTTCAAAGCTTCCTGGTACTTCTTCCCTCTTTTCAATTTTTCCTCCTCGATATATGAGCATCCAAAGTGAGACGTCTCAAAAATTTACCCGCTTCGCTAGTCCTTAATTTCAATGCCCATGCTTTTCGCGGTGCCTTCTATTATCTTCATGGCTGCTTCTATGCTATTTGCATTTAGATCTGGCATTTTCAGTTGAGCGATCTCTCTGATTTTTTCCTTGGAGATCGTGGCCACCTTCTGCCGACCAGCTTCACCCGAGCCCGCTTCTATCCCTGCAGCCTGCTTGAGGAGAATGGAAGCTGGAGGCGTCTTGGTGACGAAGGAGAATGACCTATCCTCGTATATGGTTATCTCCACGGGTATAATCGTACCAGTTTGAGACGCGGTTTGAGTATTATAAGCCTTGCAAAATTCCATTATATTGACGCCATATTGCCCCAAAGCCGGTCCAACTGGTGGAGCCGGATTGGCTTGCCCAGCGGGAATCTGAAGTTTTACCACACCTATTATCTTCTTAGCCATGAACAACCACTCCGAAACTATCAGCTAATTGTATTAATCGCAGACATTGGCTACCTCTTACATGGTTCACCATTCACAGTTCACAGTAATTATATCTAGATTAAGCTCATATTTTTTGGGACGGGGTATCCTGGAGAGTGCATCTTAAGAGAACCGTCAAGCGAGCAAGGCTCGAACAGCGGCGGCAACAGCCCGACCCGAACTTATGGAGGGCGTTGCCCTTAAGAGAGTAGCGAGTAGGCTCGCAGCAGCTAGCACTCGGAGGGATGCCCCAAACAATATAAGTATTACCAATGTGCATAACATTACATCTAAAGCTTGGCGACCTGATCGAAGGTGAGCTCAACGGGAGTCTCCCGGCCGAAAATATTGACCAAAACTTTGAGTTTGCTTTGATCGAGATTAATCTCGGCTATGGTGCCCGTGAAGTCTGCAAGAGGACCCGAGATAACTTTCACCGTTTGACCCTCCACGAACTCGGTTTTTGGCTTTGGTTTCTCCGTTTTGATTCTGTGGAGAATCCTTTCCACTTCTTCATCCGAGAGGGGAGTGGGGCGGGCACTTGTACCAACAAAGCTAGTTACACCGGGAGTATTTCGAACAACGTACCAGGAATCATCATCCAATTCCATTTGTACGAGGAGATAACCTGGGAAAACCCTTTTCGGAGAAACAACCTTCTTCCCACCCTTTATTTCCATGATATCCTCGGTGGGGATGACCACCTGGTAGATTTTATCCTTCATGTCCATGGATTCAATGCGTCGTTTC
This window encodes:
- the rplJ gene encoding 50S ribosomal protein L10; protein product: MVRPEKKRFVEEIKEKLQRAVGIVLTDFKGLNVHELSELRKRLQEQGIEYRVVKNTLIRIAASESNLGELEKYLEGPTALAFGFEEPISPARILLDFSREHETLKIKGGVLNGEVIDAIRVKALALLPSREELVVKLLSSLQLTLYGLVNSLNTPVRGLVMTLNALAQQKS
- the rplA gene encoding 50S ribosomal protein L1; this encodes MKRGKKYQEALKKIDRSRLYTPLLAIRLLKENATARFDETAEVHIRLGVDPRQADQQVRGTVVLPYGTGKTIRVLVFAQGEKAREAEEAGADYVGGTELIEKIQKGWLDFDVAVATPDMMGKIGKLGRILGPRGLMPNPKVGTVTFDIGKVVQEIKAGKIAYKIDKFGVIHAPIGKISFTEKELIENYATLLEDILKEKPVSAKGKYLKSITITSTMGPGIRVDPSKTRDLLEEEAV
- the rplK gene encoding 50S ribosomal protein L11, which codes for MAKKIIGVVKLQIPAGQANPAPPVGPALGQYGVNIMEFCKAYNTQTASQTGTIIPVEITIYEDRSFSFVTKTPPASILLKQAAGIEAGSGEAGRQKVATISKEKIREIAQLKMPDLNANSIEAAMKIIEGTAKSMGIEIKD
- the nusG gene encoding transcription termination/antitermination protein NusG → MAKKWYVVHTYSGYENKVKTNLKRRIESMDMKDKIYQVVIPTEDIMEIKGGKKVVSPKRVFPGYLLVQMELDDDSWYVVRNTPGVTSFVGTSARPTPLSDEEVERILHRIKTEKPKPKTEFVEGQTVKVISGPLADFTGTIAEINLDQSKLKVLVNIFGRETPVELTFDQVAKL